In Dyadobacter sp. NIV53, a single window of DNA contains:
- the mnmE gene encoding tRNA uridine-5-carboxymethylaminomethyl(34) synthesis GTPase MnmE: MNTTQIHQQEVICALATPSGVGAIAIIRVSGLGCITLVNTIFKGKNLESAESHTVHFGTIHTENEIIDEVLVTVFKTPRSFTKEDSVEISCHGSDYIIRQILKLIIRNGARIARPGEFTQRAFLNGQFDLVQAEAVADLIAADSEASHKTALNQLRGGFSKKLTSLRTELIHFASLIELELDFGEEDVEFAGRDDLKRLISSLQQTIAPLIESFDYGNAIKDGVPVAIIGSPNVGKSTLLNTLLNEEKAIVTSIAGTTRDVIEDTIILDGLKFRFIDTAGIRETTDLVESIGIERSKGAMEKADIVIFLFDSEENFRENQQLGTLLSTDKELLWVINKIDLYPDTAERLIQSNPEIISISAQNHQGIQTLTDKLVSLVHKQAATDTVVTNLRHYEHLLKTQDALSDVLNGLATGVTGDFLAQDIRLSLYHLGEITGTIVTDDLLDNIFSKFCIGK; the protein is encoded by the coding sequence ATGAATACAACTCAAATCCATCAGCAGGAAGTAATTTGTGCCCTGGCAACACCGTCGGGAGTAGGAGCGATTGCCATTATACGTGTATCTGGTTTAGGATGCATAACGCTGGTCAATACAATTTTTAAGGGTAAAAATTTAGAAAGTGCGGAAAGCCATACTGTACATTTCGGTACCATTCATACTGAAAATGAGATCATAGACGAGGTTCTGGTAACTGTTTTTAAAACACCCAGGTCCTTTACAAAGGAAGATTCAGTAGAAATTTCCTGCCACGGATCAGATTATATCATTCGCCAGATACTGAAATTAATTATTAGAAACGGCGCAAGAATTGCCAGACCGGGAGAATTTACACAACGCGCATTTTTGAACGGACAATTTGACCTCGTACAAGCCGAAGCCGTCGCCGATCTGATCGCAGCAGATTCCGAAGCAAGCCATAAAACGGCATTAAACCAGTTGAGAGGAGGTTTTTCCAAAAAACTGACTTCATTAAGAACAGAACTGATCCATTTTGCATCCTTAATTGAGCTCGAACTGGATTTTGGTGAAGAAGACGTAGAATTTGCGGGACGCGATGATTTGAAACGATTAATCAGTTCCCTTCAGCAAACGATTGCGCCTTTGATCGAGTCGTTTGATTACGGGAATGCGATTAAGGACGGTGTTCCTGTTGCCATCATTGGCTCCCCGAATGTTGGAAAATCGACCTTGCTCAATACATTACTGAATGAAGAAAAAGCGATTGTAACCAGCATAGCCGGAACAACGCGGGATGTAATTGAAGATACTATTATACTGGATGGTTTAAAATTCAGATTTATAGACACGGCAGGAATCCGGGAAACGACCGATCTGGTAGAATCCATTGGAATTGAACGCTCAAAAGGTGCAATGGAAAAAGCCGATATTGTAATTTTTCTGTTTGACAGTGAAGAAAACTTCAGGGAAAACCAACAGTTAGGAACATTGCTTTCGACTGATAAAGAACTTTTGTGGGTTATAAACAAAATTGATCTTTATCCTGACACAGCCGAAAGATTAATACAATCCAATCCCGAAATCATTTCCATTTCAGCACAAAACCATCAGGGGATTCAAACACTCACCGACAAACTGGTTTCGTTAGTACACAAACAAGCCGCTACCGATACCGTAGTAACCAACCTTCGCCACTACGAACATTTGTTAAAAACCCAGGATGCATTAAGTGATGTTTTAAACGGGTTGGCAACGGGCGTTACGGGTGATTTCCTGGCGCAGGATATCAGATTATCACTGTATCATTTGGGGGAAATAACGGGGACAATTGTAACGGATGATTTGCTGGATAATATTTTTAGTAAGTTTTGTATCGGCAAGTAG
- a CDS encoding acyltransferase, which produces MHTNNFHFLRFVAAVLVIFGHSYPLAGFEQADYIQEITSGLFPSAHIGVCIFFSISGYLIAKSLVQSKNYFHFFWKRLVRIMPGLIVAVLFTIFVIGPLATSLTLSEYFTNPATYAYAKVIKLFPEYNDSLPGVFKTLPSMLINGSLWTLAYEVSCYMISLAAYIVLGKRIKFAALFVFLSLWGSFFLWHDYLINYHVPIRFIHLNLSDLLDFGLYFLAGSLLYFFSNLVQYNWILLISLFAVFMLSYFMSSKWDIIPLKSIVWVRYIFLPYAIIFFGFQKGRLNHFGSSGDISYGLYIYSFPLQQLIVLYFGAGNISIAEMFLYSFGLTLPFAWFSWRYVEAPGLRLKNIIK; this is translated from the coding sequence ATGCACACTAATAATTTTCATTTCTTACGTTTTGTTGCAGCTGTACTCGTCATATTCGGTCATTCTTACCCACTTGCAGGTTTTGAGCAGGCGGATTATATTCAGGAAATAACAAGTGGTTTGTTTCCGTCTGCCCACATTGGTGTATGTATTTTCTTTTCTATCAGTGGGTATCTTATTGCAAAAAGTTTAGTGCAAAGTAAAAATTACTTTCATTTTTTCTGGAAGCGCCTGGTACGTATCATGCCCGGATTAATTGTAGCAGTACTATTTACCATTTTTGTCATCGGGCCGCTGGCTACAAGCCTTACCTTGTCCGAATATTTTACAAATCCTGCCACTTATGCCTATGCAAAGGTTATCAAGCTGTTTCCGGAATATAATGACAGCTTACCTGGTGTGTTCAAAACTTTGCCTTCCATGCTGATTAACGGTTCCTTATGGACTCTGGCTTACGAAGTTTCCTGTTATATGATTTCACTTGCTGCTTATATTGTTCTGGGCAAACGAATTAAATTTGCGGCTCTTTTTGTCTTTTTATCCTTATGGGGTTCGTTTTTCCTATGGCATGACTATCTGATAAATTATCACGTTCCGATCCGTTTCATTCATTTGAATTTATCAGATCTGCTTGATTTCGGTTTATACTTTTTGGCAGGAAGCCTGCTTTATTTTTTCAGCAATCTGGTCCAATACAATTGGATTCTGCTCATTTCGCTTTTTGCAGTCTTTATGCTGAGTTATTTTATGTCGTCCAAATGGGATATAATTCCCCTAAAAAGTATAGTATGGGTAAGATATATTTTCCTTCCCTACGCCATCATTTTCTTTGGATTTCAGAAAGGCCGGCTTAATCATTTTGGCAGTTCAGGTGATATTTCTTACGGCCTTTATATTTATTCATTTCCACTACAACAGCTCATTGTACTTTATTTTGGTGCCGGCAATATTTCAATAGCTGAAATGTTCCTGTATTCATTCGGGTTAACTTTACCATTCGCATGGTTTTCCTGGCGTTATGTTGAAGCACCTGGTCTGCGGTTAAAAAACATTATTAAATGA